The following proteins come from a genomic window of Prionailurus viverrinus isolate Anna chromosome D1, UM_Priviv_1.0, whole genome shotgun sequence:
- the ARFIP2 gene encoding arfaptin-2 isoform X1, producing the protein MTDGILGKAATMEIPIHGNGEAGQLPEDDGLEQDLQQVMVSGPNLNETSIVSGGYGGSGDGLIPTGSGRHPSHSTTPAGPGDEVARGIAGEKFDIVKKWGINTYKCTKQLLSERFGRGSRTVDLELELQIELLRETKRKYESVLQLGRALTAHLYSLLQTQHALGDAFADLSQKSPELQEEFGYNAETQKLLCKNGETLLGAVNFFVSSINTLVTKTMEDTLMTVKQYEAARLEYDAYRTDLEELSLGPRDAGTRGRLESAQATFQAHRDKYEKLRGDVAIKLKFLEENKIKVMHKQLLLFHNAVSAYFAGNQKQLEQTLQQFNIKLRPPGAEKPSWLEEQ; encoded by the exons ATGACGGACGGGATCCTAGGGAAGGCAGCCACAATGGAGATCCCCATCCATGGGAACGGTGAAGCGGGGCAGCTTCCTGAGGATGATGGGCTGGAGCAG GACCTCCAGCAGGTGATGGTGTCAGGACCCAACCTCAATGAAACCAGCATTGTGTCTGGTGGCTATGGGGGCTCTGGTGATGGACTCATCCCCACAG GGTCTGGCCGCCATCCATCTCACAGTACCACTCCTGCTGGCCCCGGAGATGAGGTGGCTCGGGGCATCGCCGGAGAGAAGTTTGACATCGTCAAGAAATGGGGCATCAATACATATAAG TGCACAAAGCAGCTGTTGTCAGAAAGATTCGGCCGAGGCTCCCGGACTGTGGACCTGGAGCTAGAGCTGCAGATTGAGTTGCTGCGTGAGACGAAGCGCAAGTATGAGAGTGTCCTGCAGCTGGGCCGGGCACTGACAGCCCACCTCTACAGCCTGCTGCAGACCCAGCATGCACTAGGTGACGCCTTTGCTGACCTCAGCCAGAAGTCCCCAGAGCTTCAG GAGGAATTTGGCTACAATGCAGAGACACAGAAGCTGCTGTGCAAGAATGGAGAGACGCTGCTAGGGGCTGTGAACTTCTTTGTCTCTAGCATCAATACATTGGTCACCAAGACTATGGAAGACACGCTTATGACTGTCAAACAGTATGAGGCTGCCAG GCTGGAATATGATGCCTACCGAACAGACTTAGAGGAGCTGAGCCTAGGCCCCCGGGATGCAGGGACGCGTGGTCGACTCGAGAGTGCCCAGGCCACTTTCCAGGCCCATCGGGACAAATATGAGAAGCTGCGGGGAGATGTGGCCATCAAGCTCAAGTTCCTGGAAGAAAACAAG ATCAAGGTGATGCACAAGCAGCTGCTGCTCTTCCACAATGCCGTGTCAGCCTACTTTGCTGGGAACCAGAAACAACTGGAGCAGACCCTGCAGCAGTTCAACATCAAGCTGCGGCCTCCAGGAGCCGAGAAGCCCTCCTGGCTAGAGGAGCAGTGA
- the ARFIP2 gene encoding arfaptin-2 isoform X2, which yields MVSGPNLNETSIVSGGYGGSGDGLIPTGSGRHPSHSTTPAGPGDEVARGIAGEKFDIVKKWGINTYKCTKQLLSERFGRGSRTVDLELELQIELLRETKRKYESVLQLGRALTAHLYSLLQTQHALGDAFADLSQKSPELQEEFGYNAETQKLLCKNGETLLGAVNFFVSSINTLVTKTMEDTLMTVKQYEAARLEYDAYRTDLEELSLGPRDAGTRGRLESAQATFQAHRDKYEKLRGDVAIKLKFLEENKIKVMHKQLLLFHNAVSAYFAGNQKQLEQTLQQFNIKLRPPGAEKPSWLEEQ from the exons ATGGTGTCAGGACCCAACCTCAATGAAACCAGCATTGTGTCTGGTGGCTATGGGGGCTCTGGTGATGGACTCATCCCCACAG GGTCTGGCCGCCATCCATCTCACAGTACCACTCCTGCTGGCCCCGGAGATGAGGTGGCTCGGGGCATCGCCGGAGAGAAGTTTGACATCGTCAAGAAATGGGGCATCAATACATATAAG TGCACAAAGCAGCTGTTGTCAGAAAGATTCGGCCGAGGCTCCCGGACTGTGGACCTGGAGCTAGAGCTGCAGATTGAGTTGCTGCGTGAGACGAAGCGCAAGTATGAGAGTGTCCTGCAGCTGGGCCGGGCACTGACAGCCCACCTCTACAGCCTGCTGCAGACCCAGCATGCACTAGGTGACGCCTTTGCTGACCTCAGCCAGAAGTCCCCAGAGCTTCAG GAGGAATTTGGCTACAATGCAGAGACACAGAAGCTGCTGTGCAAGAATGGAGAGACGCTGCTAGGGGCTGTGAACTTCTTTGTCTCTAGCATCAATACATTGGTCACCAAGACTATGGAAGACACGCTTATGACTGTCAAACAGTATGAGGCTGCCAG GCTGGAATATGATGCCTACCGAACAGACTTAGAGGAGCTGAGCCTAGGCCCCCGGGATGCAGGGACGCGTGGTCGACTCGAGAGTGCCCAGGCCACTTTCCAGGCCCATCGGGACAAATATGAGAAGCTGCGGGGAGATGTGGCCATCAAGCTCAAGTTCCTGGAAGAAAACAAG ATCAAGGTGATGCACAAGCAGCTGCTGCTCTTCCACAATGCCGTGTCAGCCTACTTTGCTGGGAACCAGAAACAACTGGAGCAGACCCTGCAGCAGTTCAACATCAAGCTGCGGCCTCCAGGAGCCGAGAAGCCCTCCTGGCTAGAGGAGCAGTGA
- the ARFIP2 gene encoding arfaptin-2 isoform X3 — protein sequence MTDGILGKAATMEIPIHGNGEAGQLPEDDGLEQDLQQVMVSGPNLNETSIVSGGYGGSGDGLIPTGSGRHPSHSTTPAGPGDEVARGIAGEKFDIVKKWGINTYKCTKQLLSERFGRGSRTVDLELELQIELLRETKRKYESVLQLGRALTAHLYSLLQTQHALGDAFADLSQKSPELQEEFGYNAETQKLLCKNGETLLGAVNFFVSSINTLVTKTMEDTLMTVKQYEAARLEYDAYRTDLEELSLGPRDAGTRGRLESAQATFQAHRDKYEKLRGDVAIKLKFLEENKAGVSGRSHP from the exons ATGACGGACGGGATCCTAGGGAAGGCAGCCACAATGGAGATCCCCATCCATGGGAACGGTGAAGCGGGGCAGCTTCCTGAGGATGATGGGCTGGAGCAG GACCTCCAGCAGGTGATGGTGTCAGGACCCAACCTCAATGAAACCAGCATTGTGTCTGGTGGCTATGGGGGCTCTGGTGATGGACTCATCCCCACAG GGTCTGGCCGCCATCCATCTCACAGTACCACTCCTGCTGGCCCCGGAGATGAGGTGGCTCGGGGCATCGCCGGAGAGAAGTTTGACATCGTCAAGAAATGGGGCATCAATACATATAAG TGCACAAAGCAGCTGTTGTCAGAAAGATTCGGCCGAGGCTCCCGGACTGTGGACCTGGAGCTAGAGCTGCAGATTGAGTTGCTGCGTGAGACGAAGCGCAAGTATGAGAGTGTCCTGCAGCTGGGCCGGGCACTGACAGCCCACCTCTACAGCCTGCTGCAGACCCAGCATGCACTAGGTGACGCCTTTGCTGACCTCAGCCAGAAGTCCCCAGAGCTTCAG GAGGAATTTGGCTACAATGCAGAGACACAGAAGCTGCTGTGCAAGAATGGAGAGACGCTGCTAGGGGCTGTGAACTTCTTTGTCTCTAGCATCAATACATTGGTCACCAAGACTATGGAAGACACGCTTATGACTGTCAAACAGTATGAGGCTGCCAG GCTGGAATATGATGCCTACCGAACAGACTTAGAGGAGCTGAGCCTAGGCCCCCGGGATGCAGGGACGCGTGGTCGACTCGAGAGTGCCCAGGCCACTTTCCAGGCCCATCGGGACAAATATGAGAAGCTGCGGGGAGATGTGGCCATCAAGCTCAAGTTCCTGGAAGAAAACAAG
- the TIMM10B gene encoding mitochondrial import inner membrane translocase subunit Tim10 B — translation MEPQQPQQPQQQQQQQQQQQQQLRNLRDFLLVYNRMTELCFQRCVPSLHHRALDAEEEACLHSCAGKLIHSNHRLMAAYVQLMPALVQRRIADYEAASAGPGVAAEQPGTSPSGS, via the exons ATGGAGCCGCAGCAGCCGCAGcagccgcagcagcagcagcagcagcagcagcagcagcagcagcagctgagaAAC TTGCGGGACTTCCTGTTGGTCTACAATCGGATGACGGAACTCTGCTTCCAGCGCTGCGTGCCCAGCTTGCACCACCGAGCTCTGGATGCTGAGGAG GAGGCGTGTTTGCACAGCTGTGCTGGAAAGCTGATCCATTCCAACCACCGCCTCATGGCCGCTTACGTGCAGCTCATGCCTGCCCTGGTACAGCGCCGCATCGCAGACTACGAGGCTGCCTCAGCTGGGCCAGGTGTTGCTGCTGAACAGCCTGGAACCTCACCATCAGGCAGCTAG